AACTACAGAGCTGCTGGAAGAAATAACTAAGCTTTGTATTTGATCATATATTCAATTACCAATAATGCTAATGTTAAGTTCTACTGCACCcacgtttttttttctttcatttaacaaataaatgttTACTTCTATTTCATAGTTGTAAATTGATGATTGCAATATATCATAGGGtttgaaatacatttttttttttttttgtattttataaatattttcataagttttgtattctttctttctatttctacCTTTCAAATCCTATATATAAATTACTTGACTTTGAAGATGACTAAGTTTgagtcttcttctttaatttttggagaaaaatagCTAACGcatttaaaatctatatagAGAAACTTCTACACCCATAAGTACACGAACATGTGGTTTGATGGCACTTTCTACACGCCATCCTTTGCAGTAAAACATACAGAGTGCTCTCCTAATTTTTAGTAGGGGCTTTTAGTCTTTTGATTATAATTATGTTCTCAGTTTTTCAAATGTGGTTATGAATCAACTTGTTCGTAGCTTAACCAATCTAAGGGATTTTTGACTTACTGAAGTAAATCTTCATGACCTTAGTCCCACTTCAATCCTCaacttctctctctttttacaCTCTCTTGATCTTTCTTCAAGTGGCTTGTTTGAGAATTTTCCAGACCACATTTTCAGTCTTCCAAATTTACATGCGTTAATACTTAAAGATAACAATAAGTTGAATGGACATCTACCCATGTCTAATTGGAGTAAATcccttcaaattttggatctTTCTCAAACTAAATATTCAGGAGGGATTCCCAGCTCCATTGGTGAAGCCAAGGCATTGAGGTACTTAGACCTTTCGAAACTAATTTCATGGGCCAACTAGTACCCAATTGTGTTTTTAATCTCACCCAAGGACCTTCATCATCTAATTCATCTGTTGCAAGTTTGCGAGTTCTCATCCTTGGATCCAATCAATTTTATGGCCATATCAGCAATCCCTTCAACGGAGGATTCTTTCTTAAGCCTACAAATTATGGATCTTTCTCACAACTATTTCAGTGGACCATTgccttcaaactttttttaacaACATGAGAGCCATCCAGGAAGATGTCAAAAACCAACCCAACACTTCTCGTGAAAGTACTATTTACTATCAAGATTCAATTATGGGATATCATTAAAAGGGATAGAACAACATTTGGAAAGAaatcttttcatatttaaaactattgaTCTATCAAGCAATGGTTTTAATGGAGAGATACCAAAAGAAATTGGAATGTCGAAGATGTTTTAGTTAAAGAAAGTTTATTGATTTAGGTAGCGTGGTTCCagtaattacaattttatatagaaatttttatatcatatagttttatattttatataaaagtataGGAACATATCTACACCAGTCTTTGGCCCACTATAATTAAATTcctaataaatgaaaaagttaaaatattgacCCACCTTATCTGCATGGAGAAATTGAATTCtcttctatatttaattttttcatctaAATTCTTTAATACTTGactttgactttgaaaatgtGTAAGAATcagtcttcttcttcttcttcttcttctttaatttttggagaaaaaatatcaaacatttAATATCTACATAGAGAAATTTCTACACCTAACTACCCTGATGTGTGTGGTGCACTTAAGAGATTATTAATGAATTTAGGTTGGCCTCACTCTCTACACCATCGCCCTGTCTCCAAGTTTcgaaaacatttatttatctgTTTGTTTTGGTAAAGAGATTACAGTAAATATAAGGTTTAAGatgattgtttatattttcattttgcatatAGTTTATACTGGGAGTTATTATTCAAAGAAACCCTGCAACtgaaaaaattcaaccaaCTAAACTGATCAAAAGTATATAAGGATTGAGTTGACTGTAATATTAGTGTTATGTTTAATTCGGGTTGGATtggatttcaattttgtagGAATTGATCGGTTTGATTATGTTTTTGAAttcaaagaattaaaaagttgCCAGTTTCCAACTTTAATTGAATctgctctctctctcactttgaaaattttctcacttaatatttttctacattttaaGAGCTAGCTTAAGTGgacaaagataaaatattgaaattatttaccaaatatagCCAAATCTATGGAAACTCTATTTAGTCTATCCCTAACAATTCCCCAACTATTAAAAGAGTCAATAACTCACATCAGATGTTGTGTAAACGGCCATTACATATCCTCCATTAGCATGGCATTGTTGTTGTATGAATTAAAAGTAGTGtgcatcttctttcttctctttcttttcctctgtAATTTCGTTGTAAATTCCCGTCATCATGATCATGTGTGTGATCCTAAACAAAGCTCAAAACTACTTGAATTCAAGAATGCCTTCTCCTTGGAGATGACATGGCCATCATTCTTTTGCATTGGGTTGTCTCCACCAACAACCACATGGAATGAGAGCACGGATTGTTGTTTATGGGACGGCGTGGAGTGCGACGACGAAGGACAAGGCCATGTGGTTGGTCTTCATCTTGGCTGCAGTTTACTCCAAGGAACTCTTCATCCTAACAATACCCTTTTCACTCTCTCCCACCTCCAAACTTTGAATCTTTCTTATAACTATATGGATGGATCTCCATTTTCGCCTCAATTTGGAATGCTTACAGACCTGAGGGTTCTGGATCTTTCTCGGTCTTTCTTCCAAGGGAACGTTCCTTTGCAAATATCACACTTGACCAACTTAGTTTCACTTCATCTTTCTTATAATGACGGTCTCAGTTTTTCAAACATGGTTATGAATCAACTTGTTCATAACCTAACCAATCTGAAAGATCTTGGACTTGCTTACACAAATCTTTCTGACATCACACCCTCTTCGAATTTCatgaatttctctctctctttagaATCTCTGGATTTGTCTGCATCTATGTTGTCTGGGTATTTTCCAGACTACATTTTAAGTCTTAAAAATTTTCATGTGTTAAAACTTTATCATAACCCTGAGTTAAATGGACATCTGCCCAAGTCTAATTGGAGTAAATCCCTTCAAGTTTTGGATCTTTCTCAAACTCATTTTTCAGGAGGGATTCCCAACTCCATTAGTGAAGCCAAGGTCTTAAGTTACTTAGACCTTAGTGACTGCAACTTCAATGGTGAAATTCCTAATTTTGAAACTCATTCTAATCCTTTGATCATGGGTCAATTAGTACCCAATTGTGTTTTGAATCTCACCCAAacaccttcttcttctacttcatttACAAATGACGTTTGTTCTGATATACCATTCCCAAATCttgtttatttgagtttgGAACAGAACTCATTCATTGATGCCATACCTTCTTGGATATTTTCATTGCCTAACTTAAAATCTTTAGATCTAGGTAACAACAATTTCTTTGGTTTCATGAAGGATTTTCAATCCAACTCATTAGAGTTTCTTGATTTCAGTTATAACAACTTGCAAGGTGAAATCTCAGAGTCTATTTATAGACAACTCAATCTTACATACTTAGGATTGGAGTACAATAATTTGAGTGGTGTTTTGAATTTGGACATGCTGTTGAGAATCACAAGGCTTCATGACCTTTTCGTTTCCAATAATAGCCAACTTTCAATACTATCAACCAATGTTAGTTCCTCGAATCTTACATCCATTAGAATGGCATCCctcaatttagaaaaagtCCCCCACTTTTTGAAATATCATAAGAAGTTGGAATTTCTAGATCTTTCAAACAATCAAATTGTAGGAAAAGTTCCAGAGTGGTTTTCCGAAATGAGTGGTTTGAATAAACTGGATCTATCTCATAATTTCTTGTCCACGGGAATAGAGGTGCTCCATGCTATGCCTAATCTGATGGGAGTCGATCTTAGTTTCAACTTGTTCAATAAGCTACCTGTTCCCATATTGCTACCATCAACAATGGAAATGCTTATTGTTTCTAATAACGAGATTAGTGGAAATATTCATTCTTCAATCTGCCAAGCTACCAACCTTAATTATCTTGATTTGTCCTATAACAGCTTCAGTGGTGAACTTCCATCTTGTCTCTCCAACATGACTAATCTACAAACTTTAGTATTGAAAAGTAACAACTTTGTTGGACCTATTCCCATGCCGACACCAAGTATTTCGTTCTATATTGCTTCAGAAAATCAGTTTATTGGAGAGATCCCTCGTTCAATTTGCCTTTCAATTTACCTCAGAATCCTCAGTATTTCAAATAATCGCATGAGTGGAACAATTCCACCATGTCTTGCAAGCATCACCTCACTTACAGTTTTggatttaaaaaacaacaacttTAGTGGCACGattccaacatttttttcgACAGAATGTCAACTGAGCAGACTTGATTTGAACAACAACCAAATAGAAGGAGAATTGCCACAATCATTGTTGAACTGTGAATATCTTCAAGTTTTGGATCtcggaaaaaacaaaatcacagGTTATATAAATCTCTCTTGCACATAAATTTATAGCTTTCTTAGGAAAAAATGCTTTTCAAGATCATTATTGTTTATCATTTGATAAGAAATGTGTAAAATCCACTGTAGAAGTGTTTCAGAAGCTTacctcatttttcttaaatcacttattttcaaagttaaacGTAAAATCAAACACAcccttaatattttattaatctgTTATGCAATAATACTGATAGGATATTACATCTATAGGTTTGACTATATTTAGATTCTTTctcttatataatttaaatctatatatCACAATAAATTCTGAAATTTTATTCATGTTCTTAACAGGTTATTTTCCTTCCCGGTTAAAACCTGCTTTGTATTTGCAAGTTATCATCCTTCGGTCTAATCAATTTTACGGTCATATCAACGATACCTTCCATAAAGACTCTTTCTCAAACCTACGGATTATCGATCTCTCTCACAACAATTTTGATGGACCAttaccttcaaattttataaagaacATGAGAGCCATCAGGGAAGTGGAAAACAGACGTTCCATCTCTTTTCAAGAACCAGAAATCCGCATTTACTACCGGGACTCAATTGTGATATCATCAAAAGGAACCGAAcagaaatttgaaagaattCTTTTGATATTGAAAACCATTGACTTGTCCAGTAATGATTTTAGTGGAGAGATACCAGAGGAAATTGGAATGTTGAGGTCTCTAATAGGTTTGAACCTTTCACACAATAAGCTGACAGGTAGGATTCCTACATCAATTGGCAATTTGAACAATCTGGAATGGTTGGATCTTTCTTCAAATCAATTGTTAGGTAGCATTCCTCCTCAGTTGGTTGCTCTTACATTTCTCTCATGTTTGAATCTCTCACAAAATCAGCTGTCAGGACCAATTCCAGAAGGCAAACAATTTGATACTTTTGAGAGTTCATCCTACCTTGGAAATCTTGGACTTTGTGGGAATCCTCTACCAAAATGTGAACATCCAAATGACCATAAATCTCAAGTGCtacatgaagaagaagaaggtgagAGTTGTGGAAAAGGAACTTGGGTGAAAGCTGTGTTTATTGGATATGGATGTGGGATTATATTTGGAGTATTTGTTGGATATGTTGTTTTTGAGTGTGGGAAACCTGTGTGGATTGTGGCAATTGTGGAAGGCAAGAGATCTCAAAAGATCCAAACATCTAAGAGCTCTAGGGGttataggaaaagaaataagtaGGGTTTGTCTTCTTGAATTTCtgaaaaaaagttaagtttGTGTAAATATCTTGAAAATATTCATGTTGTTTGTAAACACATCAATACAAGGCTACTGCTTGGAGTACAAAATCCAACGAGGAAGGTGTAAGTAATATGTAACTATCCTACTTCACATATTCTCCAGCACTCTTTTAATTCTCTCTGGTCTATTTCTTAACAGAAAAAAAGTATCTAAATGTGATTatgacataattaattaattaattagctgCAACAATGATGTTTGAGTAATGGTTTTAATTATGCAGAAACCAccatttgtaatatttatcaACATAGAAATCATTTCCTACCCACcatttattagatattgtACCATGCTCATTTTTCAATGCAatacacaatatatatatacacacaaaagTCTAGGTCGTccattacaattttttttccttgaaaaACTACTGACAAAACGAACAACATTCCATTAAATATCAATTCTCAAGAAGCGGGGAGCATACGTAATATAATGAATATCGTCAACTAACGAACGAGACAGAAACACCAcataatataaactaaataaatcaaaatatttataaaatatagtaaaattaccGTGTATCTATAGATATTCTATCGTGatactttgctatattttataatttttttaattaaaataattttctacttgaattttctcttcttcttttttttctatctatttCTACATCTCAATCCTTTGAATTACTTAGACTATGACTTTGAAGATAGACTAAGTTTGAGTCTTCCTCTTTACCTTTTGGAGAAAAATAGCTAACgcatttaaaataatctatataGAGAAACTTCTACACCCCTAACTATACGACCACATATGTGGTTGATGGCCCTTCAGTAACAAATTCCTTCACCTCAAACCACCATACCAAAAACAGAAACCAAAGGGTAAACCTGGAGGGATTAGAATGATTCTGATATGTTAAATTATTCAACAGTTTCCCATCAAACTGATAAGAAAAGCCTGTTTTAGAGTGATTATAAAGTTGGTCTCAAATATGCCCCTGCTTACCTTACATAAAGGTTAGAAAAAGAACTGTAATACGATATGCCAACCATCTTCAAGTTATGCTTCTTTAACTCTCATACTAAAAGACACTAATTATAAAAAGGGTCGATAACTCAGTCCGTAAGTTTCTCTATCCAAtgagattcaaaatattagtatataataacatttttaagaaataaaacacACAGTAAAGTAAACTATAAACTACCTGATGGATTATATCGTTGGTGGTTTACCACAAATAGATCGAATCATACATATAGAAGTCTATCGTGCAGTCTAACCATAGAtagattatgatattttattatatttgtaaatatttgagtttgattttgttatatttgaaaagagagaaagaaaaaaaggaatctAAGACTTCAACTATAAAAGGCTGAATAAGTGAAGCCAGATTGTGTAAACCAGGCTAACTGTCGTGTCCAAATGGCAAGGTTGTATGAATTAGAACAAGTAGTGATGATGATGTGCTACTTCTTtcaacttctctttcttttcctatcTAATAATTCAGTTGCTGTGAATTCCCAACATCAACATCATGATGATAATGTACTGTGTGATCCTAAACAAAGCTTAGCATTACTTCAATTCAAAAATGCATTTTCCCAAAGGATATTCTCAGAATACGGGGAAGCTTATTATCGAACTTCTACATGGAATGAGAGTAGAGATTGCTGCTCATGGGATGGCGTTGAGTGCGATGATGAAGGACAAGGCCATGTGGTTGGTCTTCATCTTGGCTGCAGTTTACTCCAAGGAACTCTTCATCCTAATAACACCATTTTCACTCTCTCCCACCTCCAAACCTTGAATCTCTCTTACAATGATTTTTCAGAATCTCCAATTTCCCCTCAATTTGGAAGGCTTACTAACTTGAGGGTTTTGGATCTTTCCAAGTCTTACTTTAAAGGGAAGGTTCCCTTGCAAATATCCCACTTGTCTAAATTGGTTTCCCTTCGTCTTTCTTATGATTATCTTCTAAGCTTTTCAAATGTGGTTATGAGCCAACTTGTTCGTAACCTAACCAATCTAAGGGATCTTCGACTTATTGAAGTAAATCTTTATCGCCTTAGTCCCACTTCATTCTAcaacttctctctctctttacacTCTCTTGATCTTTCTTTCTGTTACTTGTCTGGGAAATTTCCAGACCACATTTTCAGTCTTCCAAATTTACATGTGTTAATACTTAAAGATAACGATAAGTTGAATGGATATCTACCCATGTCTAATTGGAGTAAATcccttcaaattttggatctTTCTCGAACTAGATATTCAGGAGGGATTCCCAGCTCCATTGGTGAAGCCAAGGCTTTGAGGTACTTAGACTTTAGTTACTGTATGTTTTATGGTGAAATTCCTAATTTCGAAAGTCATTCTAATCCTATGATCATGGGTCAATTAGTACCCAATTGTGTTCTGAATCTCACCCAAACACCTTCTTCATCTACATCATTTTCAAGTCCTCTTCTTCATGGAAATATTTGTTCAACAGGACTTTCAAATCTTATCTATGTGGACTTGACACTTAACTCATTCACGGGTGCTATACCCTCTTGGCTATACTCCTTGCCTAACTTAAAGTATTTGGATCTCTCTAGAAACCAATTCTTTGGTTTCATGAGGGATTTTAGATTCAACTCATTAAAGCATCTCGATTTAAGTGATAACAATTTGCAAGGTGAAATTTCAGAGTCTATTTATAGGCAACTCAATCTTACATATTTAAGATTGAATTCCAATAATTTGAGTGGGGTTTTGAATTTCAACATGCTGTCGAGAGTCCCAAATCTATCGTGGCTTTACATTTCCAAGAACACCCAACTTTCAATATTCTCAACTACACTTACGCCTGCACATCTTCTTGACATAGGAATAGATTccatcaaattagaaaaaatccCTTACTTCTTGAGAAATCAAAAGTACTTGTCCAACCTAAACCTTTCGAATAATCAAATTGTAGAAAAAGTTCCTGAGTGGTTTTCTGAATTGGGTGGCTTGATTTATCTAGATCTATCTCACAATTTTTTGTCCTTAGGAATAGAGGTGCTACTTGCTTTGCCTAATCTGAAGAGTCTCTCTCTTGATTTTAACTTGTTTGATAAGCTACCTGTTCCAATGTTGCTACCATCGTTTACGGCATCCTTTAGTGTTTCAAATAATAAGGTTAGTGGAAATATCCATCCTTCAATCTGCCAAGCCACCAAACTCACTTTTTTGGATTTGTC
This DNA window, taken from Cucumis sativus cultivar 9930 chromosome 6, Cucumber_9930_V3, whole genome shotgun sequence, encodes the following:
- the LOC101208762 gene encoding receptor-like protein 6, producing METLFSLSLTIPQLLKESITHIRCCVNGHYISSISMALLLYELKVVCIFFLLFLFLCNFVVNSRHHDHVCDPKQSSKLLEFKNAFSLEMTWPSFFCIGLSPPTTTWNESTDCCLWDGVECDDEGQGHVVGLHLGCSLLQGTLHPNNTLFTLSHLQTLNLSYNYMDGSPFSPQFGMLTDLRVLDLSRSFFQGNVPLQISHLTNLVSLHLSYNDGLSFSNMVMNQLVHNLTNLKDLGLAYTNLSDITPSSNFMNFSLSLESLDLSASMLSGYFPDYILSLKNFHVLKLYHNPELNGHLPKSNWSKSLQVLDLSQTHFSGGIPNSISEAKVLSYLDLSDCNFNGEIPNFETHSNPLIMGQLVPNCVLNLTQTPSSSTSFTNDVCSDIPFPNLVYLSLEQNSFIDAIPSWIFSLPNLKSLDLGNNNFFGFMKDFQSNSLEFLDFSYNNLQGEISESIYRQLNLTYLGLEYNNLSGVLNLDMLLRITRLHDLFVSNNSQLSILSTNVSSSNLTSIRMASLNLEKVPHFLKYHKKLEFLDLSNNQIVGKVPEWFSEMSGLNKLDLSHNFLSTGIEVLHAMPNLMGVDLSFNLFNKLPVPILLPSTMEMLIVSNNEISGNIHSSICQATNLNYLDLSYNSFSGELPSCLSNMTNLQTLVLKSNNFVGPIPMPTPSISFYIASENQFIGEIPRSICLSIYLRILSISNNRMSGTIPPCLASITSLTVLDLKNNNFSGTIPTFFSTECQLSRLDLNNNQIEGELPQSLLNCEYLQVLDLGKNKITGYFPSRLKPALYLQVIILRSNQFYGHINDTFHKDSFSNLRIIDLSHNNFDGPLPSNFIKNMRAIREVENRRSISFQEPEIRIYYRDSIVISSKGTEQKFERILLILKTIDLSSNDFSGEIPEEIGMLRSLIGLNLSHNKLTGRIPTSIGNLNNLEWLDLSSNQLLGSIPPQLVALTFLSCLNLSQNQLSGPIPEGKQFDTFESSSYLGNLGLCGNPLPKCEHPNDHKSQVLHEEEEGESCGKGTWVKAVFIGYGCGIIFGVFVGYVVFECGKPVWIVAIVEGKRSQKIQTSKSSRGYRKRNK